The DNA segment GgaaagcgaggctcagatggttcgggcacgtacgGAAGAGAAGCCTTGATGCTCCGGTGAGTAGATGTGAGCGATTGGCTATggtgggtacgagaagaggtagagggcggcctaaaaagtattggggagaggtgatcaggcaggacatggcacgactgcggatttctgaggacatggcccttgataggaagatctggaggtcaagcattagggttgtaggctagCGGGTAGTCGAGCTTTTCCTACTTCATACTGGGGGTGAGGCGTGGTTGGATAGGGTTGATCTTAGACGACTTGTGGTTAATATCGAGTCCACACTatcctttctatttttcttagCCTCGGGACTTAAttactggttattgttattgcatgtcatatatttttgggtttttatgcTTCTGCTACTATTTCTACGGTTTCTGCTGACTTTACTGATGGATTGTCTCTTCTTATTTTATTCCCgtcttcctgagccgagggtctatcggaaacggTCTCTCTGCcccatcggggtaggggtaaggtctgcgtacacacaatcctccccaaaccccactttgtgggattttactgggtcgttgttgttgttgttggtctgTTGACTTGATGTCCAAGTATGTGTTTGCCTCCACAGGTTTGTGAGGCGTGGCTTTTCTGAATGTTCCATCGACCATATACCAgcagaaagaaggaaaaagatcaATCTTTCTCGTAGGTCGAAGTATTACATGAAGAAGCTGCTACCTGATAGGAGTGGTATACGTTTTCATAACAACACAAGGGGTTTCTGATTGTATATGTAGTGCCTCTGCAATAAGCTGGATTTAATGGACAATCCTTGTTATTCTGTGACAGTTTAAGTGTAAGAATCATAGCAAACAAGTGTAAAataattataaacataaaaatttTACATCCCCAGGTATGTAACATTATCTGCCTTGCTTGTCTCTATTTGATTTATGTCCAAATCTGCATGGAGATATTAATTTTTGTTGTTAGTTTTGAAATGAGTTTTTTCATTCTTTATGGGTCCAAATTCGATATATTGATCATCCTAAGCAGCAGACTGCTACTATGCTTCAAATGAATTGTGTAATTCAACATTAACACATTTGTTAAGGTTTCTATCTACGTAGAGGTTACACTTTTATGGCCGAACGTGTGGAGTCATattttattttagcttaaaatcGTACACTTTGTGAAATTAATTGCTAAATACGAAACTTTCTTTGGCCAAACCTTACATTAGAAAAGTTTTTGAAGTGCTACTGTGATCTTTTGCATTCAACTATCTGAATTTGTAGTGGAAAAAGTAAAAAGTATAGTTATTTTTATTAGAAGATACCGAAGATTTAACCAAAGAACGGACAGGCCTGAGGGCGTTcagacataagaattgtaaaattacggaaaaaggtaaaaaaaaaaatattcaaaatgatatttgaaaattagaattgtgtttggacataaatacaATTCGGaactgtttttgaatttttgtgagtggtTTGAAgtgaatattttgaaaaatagctttttggagtATTTCAAATTTCTGCAAAATTCTGAAATTCTACTTCAagtaaaatttgaaattttcatagCCAAACACTGATTCcgaaaaaaagtagaaaaaaaaaatcgaaaaaaaagtgTTCTCtttttttatggccaaacgggtacAATCAATTGTGAGCATATTCATTTGTCTTGCTTTCATTACTACCACATAATCCTAAAGCTCATTTTTCAAGCAGAGGAAACGAATACCTGTCATTCCAAGGGGGTAGGAAGTTACCAGACTGAAAAATCCTTGAGAGCAACTCATACACGGTTTAAAACTTCGATAATGGACTCGCCCCTCTACTCTTCACACTTAAATACCAAGTTTTTGTATGCGGCAGCTTTCGAACGATGGTGTGCGCTTCATCCACACATCATGCGCTGTATTACTAAAGGCCTAAGGGCAATTTACTCTGATAATTTCAAGCTCGCATAAGTGGATATACATACAATTTGGCATCAACTGCTGAGACTGTTGTACATAAGCAGGAAAATCAAATCAATTTAGTACCTTCTAATTAATCAGTGAAGTACCTCTCAAAACACATTAGCGAATCATATCTCCATAAGAGGGAAGAGGCATACACAATTGCAGGCTGAGACAATCACAAACTAAAATACAATACCAACTCCTTCAAttgggaaaagaaaaataatttacatACAAGAGAACTCTGGAAAAAGCAGCAGCAGGAATAGCCTCACAAATTCAACAAACTGAGCAGTAGTACAAGAAAGAGTATTATGCTCAACTCTTTGATTTTGAGTGCTTAACAAGCCAATCAAGGACTGAATCAATATTGGTGGAATTCTTGCATGAGATCATATAGCAACATACCTCTCTATCAGTTACAGATTTCAAATCCCTGCAATATAACAGATCATTCAGAAAAGACTCCAAATGAAGAAAACATGTAATACAATGTCTCGTTGAAGTAAAAATagtaaagacaaaaaaaaaaaaggagggtTAGCACGAGGGATAAGTCTAGTCCTGTTCAAAACTAAAACAGGAACAGAAGGAAATGCAGTGGAATTTGCTTCCTACCACAAGCTTTTTCAACCATTtagccaaaatgaaagaagacaATATTTTTCGCCCGTGGAATTTTATCTGCTTACATCTGATCAGTCAAAGCCTGCTTGGAAAGAGCTTCAGGCTTGTCAATCTTGTTACCCAATACCAGCAACGGAATACCACTCAATGATGGCTTGCTCAACAGGTCATGGATTTCACTTCTTGAAATACTAACATTATCATGGTCAGCAGCATCAACAACATAACTGCAGGGAAAGACATTTAAAGAACTCAAAAACAAGATATTACAATGGCTACCAGGAACATTAGTAGAATCCTTCAAAATTTGTTAAGGGCCCAGGACCGCAAGCCCATATGGGCGGTTggcctaaacggtcctaaccggATCGTGAGGAGGTGGGCTGGGTAGTGGGCCGGTCCCATTGGCGAGACCCGCGAGACCGGGACCGTCTGGGAAGTGGGCCAgttcaagcggtcctaaacgggccTATCCGAGCCCAACtgctaatttaaaaaaaaaaaaaaatctgccaCATTATAGCCGTTATGgcatttaaaatctagccgtttccTCTGCCAaaaacaaaatagtcatttaaccccctaactttgttttaaccccaaactttttataattataacatcctaaattttaatattcaatatttaatatcgaatatagcttaaatatatatactatattatatgtacatcttatatcgaatatagcttattatatatacactatattatactatatgtacaTCTTATATATCTTATATACTTTTTGGGATAAcctctgagtttattaaactctgaccaaatttcatttttataatcagAATTGGTTTCTAATCTATCTGCAaaattttttgataaatcaattgGTTTGACATTTAAACCAGATAACTTTTTGAACTTctaaatcatttaacgatttgaatttaaaatcttgaatctcaggaggtctttgaacaTGAGTAAGAACAATTTGAGTGTCTGATTTATTTCCAGAAGTAGAAACAATATCGGTTTTGTTAGTACTCATTCCTTTTATCAAAACTGTTAATTCGCCAAATTTTTTATCAAGAGAATTTATATGTTCACCCAAAACTTTGAcaaataaactcaaataattattttgagaaatcagTTTATTAATTTCGGCGATGCTGACTGCGGCAACATCTtcttcaataaatttttgaaatacagtgaaagtaatacctgtattattaggtaaaacaaaaggtGATTGAGGTGGGTATATGGCTTTAAAAATATTACCACtcccatctttataagatctttttAAAACCTTTATGTATAATGGTAAATAGGTGACTATAAACCAAGGaataaaatacataatttaattatgtaaagcacaagtttcataaaactcttgtGAAATATTATTCAAATCTTCTTTACTATAAATGTCAAAAAACCAATTTTTAAACCGGTTCCATTTATCACTAAAGAAATCCTTTTGAACATAATTTCTTGCCtgtgaccctggactaaaatcaattttGTGAGGAATCATTTAAACTTCATTTGGGTCAAAATCCATTTCGGatgcagaaggaatatccttatcagaaatattatcattatcctgaacaatatttgtttgagggttaattTTAACCCTTTCAATAGGCTTATCACTAATTTTAGTAGAAATAGTGTGCAGAGATGCAGCACGATTTCGagctggtccatagactggttcaacaggagaaatatgttgaattgcaggcaacagtctattattagaaaatgaatgCCTATTATAATTAGGACTAATAGTAGGCAAAagtctattattagaaaatgactgcctattataagtggaactattatcatcaaattgaatgcaaatcctaccatccggattttgagtaatatgaaAATATTCAGTATTAGTGACGACATTTGTTATTtgacttggggatataaccgaatccaaagtccaagtagttgggaaattaatttcttcccacttaataggtctcctcgtggtgaccttagactttgcaaaattaGTTTCCACCAATATAGTCTGATTggatgtatcatataatttacatctagggtttaacgtagatagtaatttaaaataaattctataagatAAACATAGAAGTTCATTTCCACCAATTTTGTCTAATCggatgtatcatataatttacatctagggtttaacgtagatagtaatttaaaataaattctataagataaacatataagttcagatccaggcgcataattataaccatgcgttttcacatttaatgtcaatgcatcaagtatattaacatcagaaagagataattgaagattgggttgagtattaaaatatactggaccataggccacagtagattcaatcgaacccatcagagactgtctaaaattcaagtttctagcatctctaagagccgccaaaaatgtctctggtaaccctttaagggttaatggtttaaaagcaatttgaaccataccaatatgcagatAATTATACTGATTTTTATATAAATCAACATCTTGTTTGTTTAACAAGCGAATAGTCTGTTCGGACGGGtttaaagctaaagattgctcagtagtttttatcaattgttttgaagataatttatcaaaccatccataatcataaattgttctaattgggactttaggaattgtccatttatttaataaatcaagattttgaggtatatctaccttcAAGTCTAGTATTTTTCGTACTAGTTTCTCCCAAATTCATATTAAGAAAACATATCTATGCCGAATATTTTAGATCTATCTCATATATACCATGAAAGTtcctagactctgataccaatttaacAGAATCGAGTAGGCTGGCGGTAATCCGCACGGCCATCCAGCTCTAGCTAAATTGTACCCTTTTGTATTAGATACATAAGAAccgaaatatacaagaattttTGTATAGCTTGATGACTGTATGAAAGGGTTACCCCttttttacccaagcaaggggcctgtctagatctaatacatactcttattgagcccatgtgtctagcggTTCTAACCGTGAAAAAGGACTCCCTTTTTAACATCTTCAACGGGCTAAGGTCCACGGCTTGCTAGACGGaaccactaaggcaaagccaataagagtagtgctAGATCCGACTGTACCACCATCCCggaaccaagccaagaaactatatagaaattcctttatattttgaTAGAGGCCAGATCTTTCATGGtgtatataggagagaagttaaatattcaacatagatatgaaatctcttagccggacatagtcacgacTGGAGAGGAGAGACTTGAAATATctaatacaataaaataaatacCTCTTAAGGCCGGAATACAAGGCCTGAGTCCGATGAACAGGGTATTTTATTTACTTCAGGGAAATAAGTACAAGAGAGAAAtttacaagagagagagagagagtctaaAGCCTGATGCCTTCTCTCAAATGAATGCGTCTATAAATAAGGGGGAAAAAAAGAATCTTAAAACAGTAAAAGAGGGTCACAGATTCTGGGTCCCTTTACAGTGTTTCTATTGTACAAACAGTGTTTTTACTATTGAAACAGTGTACCTACTGTTAAGCGGGGTCCCCGGCGGCTTCACTGTGTTGTAGGTCCCGGGCGGCTATTACTATAGTTGACCATAAATATCACAGTCCAGGTTGTTTTTCTAACTCCTTCATCCTTTGGAGGAATTCTTCCGCATTATGTATGGCAACATCAGATAATATCTTTTCTGATTCAATAGGCTGAGAATCATCCGCAATATCATCGTTGCTAGTCTCACTCCGCATCGAAATGTCAGATTTTTCATATTGGTTTATGGAGCGAAGTAAATTTCTTTTTACTTATTCTAGATAATCATTAATCATCTCATCTTTATCTCCTTGAAAAGAGATTCTTCTGGCAATGTGCCGAACTGAGCTAtcatcaattttttctttttggggttTGTTGAaatattcttgaatttttattttgatggaatCCAAGAGTTCTTGACCGTATAACATCTTTGTTTTGggatcttttttcatcaatttatcccataaattattataaaaagtcCTGTATAAACAAGGAATTTGTTCTTCAGTGAATCCCAACTTCGGAGTCCACTTATGAATCCAGGGAATAAAGAATTCtaaaaagaaatatatttggtCATTTTTTTCTAAATAACAGATATGATCTGTGTGGTATAACTCATTTAAATTTGGTGAAActtttgtccattctttgtataacataaGAAATGGATCAGGTAATATTCTAACtgttggaccgtggtatgaccaccaatttaaaaacaaattaggAATTGGTTCAGTAAATATTTTTGCAGATACCTTTATGAACCAAGTGTGCTTATGTCTATCATTATTATAATAGAGCACTTTATCAAAAGCTTGGATATAACcccaataagtaaaattcatacgagatttgtcaaggcttatctgcctttctttcattgtagACATACCCCAATCTTCAACtgatataatctgtttgataataatttttgagaagttataaacaTTCTCGTTTGTGTTATAACCGGAAAAGTGCTGAAATTCTGCACTGCCTGTACTGGTGAGAATAGTCTCATAGTAAgaacgggttttgtatgactcCCACGGATAATATAATCCATTTATCAAgtacctttggaatatcttctatGACTCTTCTTTCCTCTAAATCTCAGtattttctaaaagaaatatcatttcttttttaAGTAATTTTTCATAGGACTTAATATCATCATTATCCTCTTTGGTaattgaagcaaaagtatcactttgcttttgaGCAGCCAAATATGCTTGCAAGTGTGCGTATAACGgattatcttctggaatatcttctaGATGAACAGATGGACCTGGCGAAGATTCGCCTTTGAGAGATATCTTCTCATTTATTAAACTCTTCTTTCCCATTTGTATAACTGAggagtttgatgaggatccgtatgacgatccttgaGAGTATGATGGAGATTATCTCCCTTGGGAATGTGGGGACGATCttcctctgcctctacctctacctctgacCCATGGAAGACTCTCTCTCTCTTGTAAATTACTCTCTTGTACTTATTTCCCTGAAGTAAATAAAATCCCCGTTCATCGGACTCAGGCCTTGCATTCCGGCCTTAAGAGGTATTTATTTCATTGTGTTAGATATTTCAAGTCTCTCCTCTccagccgtgactatgtccggctaagagatttcatatctatgttgaatatttAACTTCTCTCATATATACACCATGAAAGATCTGGCCTCTAtcaaaatataaaggaatttctatatagtttcttggcttggttccGGGATGGTGGTACAGTCGGATCTagcactactcttattggctttgccttagtggttCCGTCTAGCAAGCCATGGACCTTAGCCCGTTGAAGATGTTAAAAAGGGAATCCTTTTTCACGGTTAGAAccgctagacacatgggctcaataagagtatgtattagatctagacaggccccttgcttgggtaaaaaaGGGGTaaaccttccatacagtcatcaAGCTATAcaaaaattcttaaatatttCGGTTCTTATGTATCTAATACAAAAGGGTACAATTTAGCTAGAGCTGGATGGCCGTGCGGATTACCGCCAGCCTACTCGATTCTGTTAACTTGGTATCTAGAgctttatcactatcagataaatcaggTAAATCAACTTCATCTTCAGATGCCGAATAAGAATCATAATCTGATTCTGATCCAGATGTGTATAACAAACCATAAATCTTATCATGCAACTCATTATCAATCTCTAAGGTTTTCAacttttgaagcttacaatttgAAGCTATGTGACCAAATTTTCCACATTTATAACACTTTAGGTCAGCAAGATCCTTCTTAGACCTATCTTTCGTAAATCTCTTTAACTTACGATAGCcttttctagtatcacgttcttccttagatctatatctagacctcttttttTTATATGGACTATCAGGGTTAGGGTATCTATGATACTTGTGTTTCTTCTTCTTGCTATGAGCAGAAGTCtggggtaaaccgaactgggtacaAAAGTCTCCTAATTGAGATTTTTTCTTAAGCTTATCTTTCTTAAGTTGTGTAGACAATTTCAactcattacacaagtttaatccttcttgtgtGCCAACTCCTATCAGTTTTCCATAGGTATAATCCTTATACGGAATTTCACCGTAGCTACCCCTTAGAGTTTTTcttactctttcagcaaataaggagggaaggccatctataaacttagcttttCAATGTTCATACTTATTTTCGGGTAATTCCATAACCCTACTCATAAaggtatctttataccatctaaactcaCCTAAGGTCCTACATCTAAGACCATTTAGTAAAGTACAAACTGTCTCATACtgattggtaaatctaccattgaaatgttCTAATATAGTAAGAATAAGGGTATAGACAACATCTTCTCTATATTTCACTAGAGacatgcctaagttatcaactcTTTCGTCAGTGGCTATTGCATTAATAACCGAAGCCTTTTCATCAATAgttaaataattatcccaccagccacgaagttggccagtaaaacctgcaacaatcattttgcaaatagttctatctgtattttttacacttttacagatagttgcatacataagcattctatgcacAAGAATAGTCAATTGTCtatcagtcaaaccatcaagattccattcataaagtTCGGAACCactataagacgtattagtctgattccaatctcgtTCTTCTAttaacacatcttgaggagtaggacgattaTAATAATAAGTTTGCATCATGGGTTTATCAGCATACTTATTATTCTTTTTGGGATAAcctctgagtttattaaactctgaccaaatttcatttttataatcagAATTGGTTTCTAATCTATCAGCAaaattttttgataaatcaattgGTTTGACATTTAAACCAGATAACTTTTTGAACTTctaaatcatttaacgatttgaatttaaaatcttgaatctcaggaggtctttgaacaTGAGTAAGAACAATTTGAGTGTCAGGTTTACTTCCAGAAGTAGAAGCAATATCGGTTTTGTTAGTACTCATTCCTTTTATCAAAACTGTTAATTcgtcaagttttttatcaagagaattTATATGTTCACCCAAAACTTTGacatataaactcaaataattattttgagaaatcaatttattaatttcggCGATGCTAACTGCGGCAACATCTtcttcaataaatttttgaaatgcagtgaaagtaatacctgtattattagATAAAACAAAAGGTGATTGAGGTGGGTATATGGTTTTAAAAATATTACCACTCCCATCTTTATAAGATTCTCAGCCTATTGAATCAGAAAAGATATTATTTGATGATGCCATATAAAATGCGGAAGAATTCCACCAAAGGATGAAGGAGTTAGAAAAACAACCTGGACTGTGATATTTGTGGTCAACTACAGTAATAGCCGCCCGGGACCTACAGCACAGTGAAGCCGTCGGGGACCCCGCttaacagtagatacactgtttcaACAGTAAAAACactgtttgtacagtagaaacactgtacaGGGACCCAGAATGTGGAACCCTCTTTTActgttttaagatttttttttttcttatttatagaCGCATTCATTTGAGAGAATGCATCAGGTTttagactctctctctctcttaaatTTCTCTCTTGTACTTATTTCCCTGAAGTAAATAAAATCCCATGTTCATCGGACTCAAGCCTTGCATTCCGGCCTTAAGAGGTATTTATTTTATTGTGTTAGATATTTCAAGTCTCTCCTCTCCAgtcgtgactatgtccggctaagagatttcatatctatgttgaatatttAAATTCTCTCCTATATACACCATGAAAGATCTGGCCTCTAtcaaaatataaaggaatttttATATAGTTTCTTTGCTTGGTTCCGGGATGGTGGTACAGTCGGATCTAGCACTACTCTTATTgactttgccttagtggctccaTCTAGCAAGACGTGGACCTTAGCCCGTTGAAGATGTTAAAAAGGGAGTCTTTTTTCACGGTTAGAAccgctagacacatgggctcaataagagtatgtattagatctagacaggccccttgcttgggtaaaaaaGGGGTAACCCTTCCATACAGTCATCAAGCTATACAaaaattcttgtatatttcggTTCTTATGTATCTAATACAAAAGGGTACAATTTAGCTAGTGCTGGATGGCCGTGCGGATTACCGCCAGCCTACTCGATTCTGttaatttggtatcagagcctaggaactTTCATGGTATATATGAGATATATCTAAAATATTCGGCATAGATATATTTTCTTAATATGAATTTGggagaaactagtatgaaaaatactagacttgaagaggtagatattCCTCAAAAtcttgatttattaaataaatggacaattcctaaagtcccaattagaacaatttatgattatggatggtttgataaattatcttcaaaacaattgataaaaactacagagcaatctttagctttaaaCTCGTCTGAatagactattcgtttgttaaacaaacaaGATGTTGATTTATATAAAAATCAGTATAATTatctgcatattggtatggttcaaattgcttttaaaCCATTAACtcttaaagggttaccagagacctttttggcagctcttagagatgctagaaatctgaatttcagacaatctctgatgggttcgattgaatctactgtggcctatggtccagtatattttaatactcaacccaatctataactatctctttctgatgttaatattcttgatgcctttactttaaatgt comes from the Nicotiana tabacum cultivar K326 chromosome 14, ASM71507v2, whole genome shotgun sequence genome and includes:
- the LOC107797219 gene encoding ADP-ribosylation factor-like protein 8b isoform X2 — protein: MGLWEALLNWLRSLFFQQEMELSLIGLQNAGKTSLVNVIATGGYSEDMIPTVGFNMRKVTKGNVTIKLWDLGGQPRFRSMWERYCRAVSAIVYVVDAADHDNVSISRSEIHDLLSKPSLSGIPLLVLGNKIDKPEALSKQALTDQMDLKSVTDREVCCYMISCKNSTNIDSVLDWLVKHSKSKS